In a single window of the Bradyrhizobium erythrophlei genome:
- a CDS encoding LLM class flavin-dependent oxidoreductase, whose translation MPEPKRQLVLGAHFPSMGQHIAAWLHPDSQIDAGQNFPYFVKLAQTAERAKFDFVFMADAVATRDGNMEALSRWPQYMAHFEPITLLSATASVTQHIGLVCTASTSYYEPFNVARLFGSLDHISGGRAGWNVVTSANASASFNFNRDEHYDIAERYERAREFVRVVLGLWDSWEDDAFLRDRAGHRYFDASKLHKLNHKGTFFSVRGPLNLARPPQGYPVIAQAGASEDGKELGAETAEIIFFSQQRIEKAREFYQDVKSRMAKFGRAPQQLKMLAGLNPTVGTTTSEAQAKFDYLQSLIHPDVGKELLSVDLGGADLSHLSIEEPIPDHLIPEKTRASMSRLKTVGSVAQQEKLSIRELYERYAGSRGSYSVVGTPAHIADQMEEWLTTEAADGFIIQASYLPGGFDDFVNLVVPELQRRRLFRTNYSGHSLRQHLGLQRPESRYIS comes from the coding sequence ATGCCCGAGCCAAAGCGACAGCTCGTGTTGGGCGCGCACTTCCCGTCGATGGGACAGCATATCGCCGCGTGGCTCCACCCGGATTCACAAATCGATGCGGGGCAGAATTTTCCTTACTTCGTCAAGCTTGCGCAAACCGCGGAGCGGGCAAAATTCGACTTCGTATTTATGGCGGACGCCGTGGCGACGCGTGACGGCAACATGGAGGCGCTCAGCAGGTGGCCGCAATACATGGCACACTTCGAGCCGATCACGCTATTGTCCGCGACCGCATCTGTGACCCAACACATCGGCCTCGTCTGCACCGCATCGACGAGCTACTACGAGCCATTTAACGTCGCGCGCCTGTTCGGCTCACTCGATCACATCAGCGGCGGCCGTGCCGGATGGAATGTCGTCACATCGGCGAATGCGTCCGCGAGTTTCAACTTCAATCGCGACGAACACTACGATATTGCTGAACGATACGAACGCGCCCGCGAATTCGTTCGGGTCGTTCTCGGGCTTTGGGATAGCTGGGAGGACGATGCTTTTCTGCGCGATCGCGCCGGCCACCGCTATTTCGATGCCAGCAAGTTGCATAAATTGAATCACAAGGGAACCTTTTTCTCGGTCCGCGGCCCGCTCAATCTGGCGCGTCCACCTCAGGGTTATCCGGTCATCGCTCAGGCCGGCGCATCTGAAGACGGCAAGGAATTGGGCGCGGAGACCGCTGAAATCATCTTTTTTTCTCAGCAACGCATCGAAAAGGCACGAGAGTTCTATCAAGATGTCAAAAGCCGCATGGCGAAATTCGGTCGCGCGCCGCAGCAGTTGAAGATGCTTGCCGGCCTCAATCCGACGGTTGGTACGACCACGTCGGAGGCGCAAGCCAAGTTCGACTACCTGCAATCCCTGATCCATCCCGACGTCGGCAAGGAACTCCTCAGCGTTGACCTTGGTGGCGCTGATCTATCTCATTTGTCGATCGAGGAGCCAATTCCGGATCATCTTATCCCTGAGAAGACCAGAGCCAGTATGAGCCGGCTGAAAACGGTGGGCAGCGTAGCCCAGCAGGAAAAGCTCAGCATTCGCGAGCTTTACGAGCGCTACGCGGGATCGCGTGGTTCGTATTCCGTCGTTGGCACTCCGGCGCATATTGCCGACCAGATGGAAGAATGGCTCACAACGGAGGCAGCGGACGGCTTTATTATCCAGGCGTCTTATCTTCCCGGTGGTTTTGACGACTTCGTCAACCTAGTTGTTCCAGAACTGCAGCGCCGCAGATTGTTCCGGACAAACTATTCCGGCCATAGCCTTCGCCAGCATCTAGGGCTACAACGCCCGGAGAGCCGCTATATAAGTTAG
- a CDS encoding IclR family transcriptional regulator has translation MRQRKPKATSKPYSGTQAIVRASHILKAIGTAGPRGLRVVDLCDRLDIERPTIHRILSCLAAESLVIRDDNGKRYLLGDQIHRLGMVAASRLNLREICENTLTRIASATGDTVFLATRQGDDALVIDRRIGTTPVRAMPLNVGMPRPLGVGATGLAILGALPDKEVADFIENNAHRLRDHNVRPEGLPLQLSKSRKNGYAYSRGYGPPHLSGIGIPLCDRDNRCIGAISVTNIAQRMTSEHRREILTTLRDELPTINAKIRMLRSENPVFRQQL, from the coding sequence ATGCGCCAACGGAAGCCGAAAGCGACGTCGAAACCTTATTCCGGCACGCAGGCGATCGTCAGGGCATCGCATATTCTGAAAGCAATCGGCACGGCGGGACCGCGCGGCCTTCGCGTGGTCGACCTCTGCGACCGGCTCGATATCGAACGGCCCACCATTCATCGCATATTGTCCTGCCTGGCAGCAGAAAGCCTCGTCATTCGCGACGACAATGGCAAGCGTTACTTGCTCGGCGATCAGATTCACCGGCTTGGTATGGTAGCCGCAAGCCGGCTTAACTTGCGCGAAATTTGCGAGAACACGCTTACCCGAATTGCCTCTGCTACCGGTGACACCGTCTTTCTCGCAACCAGGCAGGGCGATGACGCCCTCGTTATCGATCGCAGAATTGGAACGACGCCAGTTCGTGCGATGCCGTTGAATGTCGGAATGCCGAGGCCATTGGGCGTCGGTGCAACCGGCCTTGCCATACTCGGCGCGCTGCCGGACAAGGAAGTAGCAGACTTTATTGAGAACAACGCCCACCGCTTGCGGGATCACAACGTCAGACCCGAGGGTCTCCCGCTTCAGCTCTCGAAGTCACGCAAGAACGGCTATGCCTACAGCCGGGGATACGGGCCGCCGCACCTTTCTGGCATCGGCATTCCCCTCTGCGATAGAGACAATCGCTGCATCGGGGCGATCAGTGTGACCAACATCGCCCAACGCATGACTTCCGAGCATCGCCGGGAGATTCTCACCACGCTTCGCGACGAGCTGCCCACGATCAACGCTAAGATTCGCATGCTGAGAAGCGAGAACCCGGTTTTTCGCCAGCAATTGTAA
- a CDS encoding Bug family tripartite tricarboxylate transporter substrate binding protein: protein MIRLIVGYATGGNVDVPARLFVPELQRILGVPVIIENRPGASGITAAEAVASMAPDGYNIIWGTSASHSVSVVAMASLPFDPVKDFAPITLISEDPNVIVASEGFPAADSIEAFLAYVKSHPNTPIGTSGPATSGRFAVELMKPKLGVELTVVPYKSTGPLLTDLAGGHIPLGIMGASTAVPFIREKSIRAIAMTSLRRSSVLPDVPTLNETVSKGFDAVAWSALFAPPGTPDAIINKINAAMKEASELPAIKKWFAESGLEVPMSSPEELTSFMKADIQKWVQVAKENNLKIDVQ from the coding sequence TTGATCCGGCTGATCGTGGGTTACGCAACCGGCGGCAACGTTGACGTTCCGGCCCGATTATTTGTGCCTGAGTTACAGAGAATTCTGGGCGTGCCCGTGATTATCGAAAATCGGCCGGGCGCGAGCGGCATTACGGCGGCTGAAGCTGTTGCGAGCATGGCTCCGGACGGCTACAACATCATTTGGGGAACGTCGGCCAGCCACAGCGTTTCGGTTGTCGCGATGGCGTCGCTGCCGTTCGATCCGGTGAAGGATTTCGCCCCAATCACATTGATCAGCGAAGATCCCAACGTGATTGTCGCCAGCGAGGGCTTTCCGGCGGCCGATTCGATCGAGGCCTTTCTGGCCTATGTGAAATCTCATCCTAACACGCCGATCGGAACGTCCGGGCCGGCCACCTCAGGACGGTTTGCCGTCGAACTCATGAAGCCCAAGTTGGGCGTCGAACTGACTGTGGTCCCCTACAAGTCCACGGGACCACTGCTGACGGATCTGGCCGGAGGTCATATCCCGCTCGGAATCATGGGGGCATCGACGGCGGTGCCCTTTATCAGGGAAAAAAGCATTCGTGCGATTGCCATGACCAGCCTCCGTCGCTCGAGTGTTCTGCCTGACGTTCCCACCTTAAATGAAACGGTATCCAAGGGTTTCGACGCGGTCGCCTGGAGCGCCTTGTTTGCTCCGCCCGGGACGCCCGACGCGATCATCAACAAGATCAACGCCGCCATGAAGGAGGCGTCCGAACTGCCGGCCATCAAGAAGTGGTTCGCGGAATCCGGGTTGGAAGTCCCCATGAGTTCGCCGGAAGAGTTGACGTCCTTCATGAAGGCCGACATCCAGAAATGGGTGCAAGTCGCCAAAGAGAATAATCTGAAGATTGATGTGCAATAG
- a CDS encoding Bug family tripartite tricarboxylate transporter substrate binding protein, translating into MILPTIRYSLVASACLLGALPSLSPTPLQAQENYPDHRITLVVPFSPGGVADIAARVLSDRLQPLLGQAVIVENKPGADGDIGAGYVAAATPDGYTLLVGPTSTNAVNPILHTNLRFDARKDFVAIANLATVPNVLVLGPGKLKANSVTELIAELNRGDYTFASGGVGGSQHLAGELFKSMTHTKILHVPYKGGNAPMTDLLTGRVDMMFCNLPVCLPYIQRGDLKALGVTGKRRSPLLPNVPTIDEAGVPGYEVEGWFGLFAPTSTPPEIVTKLNKVTVDIMNAPKTKELLEQQGATPSQDNASQFGAYVQAEQQRWFKVIQDAQIKVE; encoded by the coding sequence ATGATCCTGCCCACTATCCGATACAGCCTGGTCGCTAGCGCTTGCTTGCTTGGCGCACTCCCAAGTCTCTCCCCGACGCCGTTGCAGGCGCAGGAAAACTATCCCGATCATCGCATCACGTTAGTCGTGCCGTTCTCGCCGGGCGGCGTGGCCGACATCGCAGCACGCGTGCTTAGCGACCGTCTGCAACCCCTGTTGGGACAGGCCGTCATTGTCGAGAACAAGCCGGGCGCGGACGGCGACATCGGCGCGGGCTATGTGGCGGCCGCGACTCCCGACGGCTATACACTGTTGGTCGGACCGACCAGCACGAACGCTGTCAATCCAATTCTCCATACAAACCTGCGCTTCGACGCCCGCAAAGACTTTGTCGCCATCGCCAACCTCGCAACGGTGCCCAACGTGCTGGTGCTCGGACCCGGCAAGCTCAAGGCAAACTCGGTGACCGAACTTATCGCCGAATTGAACCGCGGCGACTACACATTCGCGTCCGGCGGCGTCGGAGGCAGCCAACATCTTGCCGGCGAATTGTTCAAGTCGATGACGCATACGAAAATCCTGCACGTCCCTTACAAGGGCGGCAACGCCCCGATGACGGACCTCCTCACGGGACGGGTCGATATGATGTTCTGCAATCTTCCGGTCTGCCTGCCATACATCCAGCGAGGCGACCTCAAGGCGCTTGGCGTTACGGGGAAGCGGCGCTCACCGTTGCTCCCCAACGTACCGACGATCGATGAGGCGGGCGTGCCGGGCTATGAAGTGGAAGGCTGGTTCGGGCTGTTCGCGCCGACGAGCACCCCGCCGGAAATCGTGACGAAGCTCAACAAGGTGACGGTCGACATTATGAACGCACCCAAGACCAAGGAATTGCTGGAACAGCAGGGTGCCACACCGAGCCAGGACAACGCGTCGCAATTCGGCGCCTACGTTCAGGCGGAACAGCAACGCTGGTTTAAGGTTATCCAGGACGCTCAGATCAAGGTGGAGTGA
- a CDS encoding HpcH/HpaI aldolase/citrate lyase family protein — protein sequence MTQASAHRDLPVWRTLLFVPINVERFVEGAHRRGADAIHLDLEDSVPDAEKDNARRLIETAAIRVRRGGADLVVRINRPLDLAVRDIEACVRPEVDAISVTKVASPSHLQLLDELVSKLEQNRGLPVGRIRFIAMIETADAFFHVRKIASATPRLAALNLGTEDFAMSIGMEPEPEALLYPKQHTLFAARAAGLIPLGFVGSVAEFGDPQKFRDMIHRSRRMGFEGANCIHPGQVTILNEEYSPRPEEVAAAHDLITRNDAAKAEGRGSFAVDGKMVDVPVLLRAERVLTRHAAIEQRNARLCEFATAGAGGAA from the coding sequence ATGACACAAGCATCGGCCCACCGAGACCTTCCTGTCTGGCGCACGCTGCTCTTCGTGCCGATCAATGTGGAGCGCTTCGTCGAAGGCGCGCATCGCCGAGGCGCTGACGCCATCCACCTCGATCTCGAAGACAGCGTGCCGGACGCCGAAAAAGATAATGCCCGCAGGTTGATCGAGACGGCTGCCATCCGCGTACGCCGAGGCGGCGCCGACCTCGTGGTGCGCATCAACCGCCCGCTGGACTTGGCGGTAAGGGACATCGAAGCCTGTGTCCGCCCAGAAGTAGATGCAATCTCGGTAACCAAGGTTGCCAGTCCCTCTCATCTGCAGCTTCTCGACGAGTTGGTGAGCAAGCTAGAACAAAACCGCGGCCTGCCGGTCGGGCGCATCCGCTTCATCGCCATGATCGAAACAGCGGATGCGTTCTTCCACGTTCGAAAAATCGCTAGCGCAACGCCGCGGTTGGCCGCGCTCAATCTGGGCACTGAGGATTTCGCGATGTCGATCGGGATGGAACCCGAACCGGAGGCCCTGCTCTATCCCAAGCAGCATACGCTGTTCGCGGCGCGCGCCGCTGGCCTCATACCGCTGGGCTTCGTCGGCAGCGTAGCCGAATTCGGTGACCCACAAAAATTCCGCGACATGATACACCGCTCACGCCGTATGGGATTCGAGGGCGCGAACTGCATCCACCCTGGGCAGGTGACGATCCTGAATGAGGAATACAGCCCACGGCCGGAAGAAGTCGCTGCGGCTCACGATCTGATCACGCGCAATGATGCGGCGAAGGCCGAAGGCCGCGGTTCCTTCGCCGTCGATGGCAAGATGGTAGACGTTCCCGTACTTCTGAGAGCGGAGCGCGTCCTCACACGCCACGCCGCCATCGAGCAGCGCAATGCTCGACTATGCGAATTCGCCACCGCCGGCGCTGGAGGTGCAGCATGA
- a CDS encoding CaiB/BaiF CoA transferase family protein, with translation MPELNKLPLKSFQPDARGPLHGVRVLDLSRLVAGNILTLGLADFGADVIKVEPPQGDPLRAWLSDGVDTHWKVYGRNKKSVCIDLRAAEAKDALLAMVRNAHVLVENYRPDTLEKMGLAPDVLHAANPGLVVVRISGWGQTGPFRHKPGFGTLVEGFSGYASMNGFSDREPVLPPIQMADNVAGLAGAFATMVALREVEVNGGRGQTLDLPLFDPLFAILGPQAAHYQVTGRVRPRTGSRSTTAGPRNVFRTRDDHWICLSASTQAMAERLLRVIGREDLIGHPDYATNAARIKNAAALEAVIDGFMRERTLEENLRFFDAADVTVGPVNDISQIVEDPYIVAREILVRTPDKDLGTVAMHNISPRLSGTPGVLRHAAPELGQHNREVLADAGIDDARYKTLLAAGIAREGATASRER, from the coding sequence ATGCCTGAACTGAACAAGCTTCCCCTCAAGTCATTCCAGCCGGACGCGCGTGGGCCTCTGCACGGCGTGCGAGTGCTGGACTTGTCGCGCCTCGTGGCTGGCAACATTCTTACTTTGGGTCTTGCGGATTTCGGCGCCGACGTCATTAAGGTCGAGCCTCCACAGGGCGATCCGCTGCGTGCGTGGCTTTCCGATGGCGTCGATACCCACTGGAAAGTCTACGGTCGCAACAAGAAAAGCGTATGCATCGACTTGCGAGCTGCCGAAGCCAAGGACGCATTGCTGGCGATGGTGCGTAACGCGCATGTCCTGGTGGAGAACTACCGGCCGGATACCCTGGAAAAAATGGGATTGGCTCCGGATGTGCTGCACGCCGCCAATCCTGGTCTTGTGGTGGTGCGCATTTCGGGATGGGGCCAGACAGGGCCGTTCCGCCATAAGCCGGGCTTCGGCACCCTGGTCGAGGGTTTCTCAGGCTACGCATCGATGAATGGCTTCTCCGATCGTGAACCCGTGCTGCCTCCCATACAGATGGCCGACAATGTAGCCGGCCTCGCGGGCGCTTTTGCAACGATGGTTGCGTTGCGCGAGGTTGAGGTCAACGGCGGCCGAGGCCAGACGCTGGATCTGCCCCTGTTCGATCCGCTGTTCGCGATCTTGGGGCCTCAAGCCGCGCACTACCAAGTGACCGGGCGAGTCAGGCCGCGTACAGGCAGCCGATCCACGACGGCGGGACCCCGGAATGTCTTTCGTACCCGAGACGACCACTGGATTTGCCTGTCGGCTTCGACGCAGGCCATGGCCGAGCGCCTGCTCCGCGTGATCGGCCGTGAAGATCTGATAGGTCATCCAGATTATGCCACGAACGCCGCGCGCATCAAGAATGCCGCCGCGCTGGAAGCCGTCATCGACGGCTTTATGCGGGAGCGCACGCTGGAGGAAAACCTGCGTTTCTTCGATGCCGCGGACGTAACCGTAGGTCCGGTCAACGATATCTCGCAAATCGTCGAAGATCCCTACATCGTTGCCCGCGAGATTCTCGTTCGCACGCCAGATAAGGATCTTGGCACTGTCGCCATGCACAACATCAGCCCGCGCCTGTCCGGCACTCCCGGCGTCCTGCGCCACGCCGCTCCAGAACTTGGCCAGCACAATCGCGAAGTCTTGGCCGACGCGGGCATCGACGATGCGCGCTACAAAACACTGCTCGCCGCGGGGATTGCCCGCGAAGGCGCGACGGCCTCCCGGGAACGCTAG
- a CDS encoding amidase yields the protein MTPLHRLTVLEAARALETAQITAEQLTRAYLDRIAEREPDVQAFTECDPQRAIFGARQADAQPPGPPLRGIPFAVKDIFDTVDYPTSYGSEIYAGHIPATDAACVAGLRKQGAIVLGKTVTQEFATRTSGKTRNPHRLSHTPGGSSSGSAAAVADGMAPIALGSQTTGSILRPATYCGVTGYKPTFQLIPSAGMKALSPSQDTAGILARTVADATLLVHGLQGVKSVLAPAGHLRIGLCVSSQWQYARPASLQAVERVRYRLEDAGASVREVQLPRRMESALTIQTPITSYEARRSLSHEYRSHRQRLSPRLRERLAAADSIGMTDYLHMLQEAAEARSFAAILFDGLDALLYPATEGEAEAGLDESGSPRFGALWTLLHLPTIALPVGRGPSGLPVGVQLIGPHGCDLRVLAVAHAVASMFPIDYSTDTTSNGLYA from the coding sequence TTGACACCGCTGCATCGCCTTACGGTCCTTGAGGCCGCGCGTGCACTTGAGACCGCGCAGATCACGGCGGAGCAGCTGACCCGCGCCTATCTCGACCGCATCGCCGAGCGTGAACCTGATGTACAGGCGTTTACCGAGTGCGACCCGCAGCGAGCAATTTTTGGTGCGCGGCAGGCCGACGCGCAGCCGCCGGGCCCTCCGCTGCGCGGCATCCCATTCGCAGTCAAGGATATCTTCGATACCGTGGATTATCCCACGTCGTACGGATCAGAAATTTACGCGGGCCATATTCCTGCGACGGATGCCGCCTGCGTGGCGGGACTGCGCAAACAGGGCGCAATCGTTTTGGGTAAGACCGTCACCCAGGAATTCGCAACGCGCACGTCGGGAAAGACACGCAATCCTCACCGGCTATCGCACACTCCCGGCGGCTCATCTAGCGGCTCGGCCGCCGCCGTGGCCGACGGCATGGCCCCCATTGCGTTGGGCTCCCAAACGACTGGCTCGATCCTGCGCCCGGCGACCTATTGCGGCGTAACCGGTTACAAGCCAACGTTTCAGCTGATTCCAAGCGCAGGAATGAAAGCGCTAAGTCCGTCGCAGGACACCGCCGGCATTCTGGCGCGCACGGTCGCTGATGCCACGCTGTTAGTGCACGGCCTACAGGGCGTGAAATCCGTTCTTGCTCCCGCGGGCCATTTGCGAATTGGACTATGTGTATCGAGCCAATGGCAGTACGCGCGGCCAGCGTCGCTGCAAGCTGTCGAGCGCGTGCGCTACAGGCTCGAGGATGCCGGTGCGAGCGTTCGTGAGGTGCAATTGCCGCGCCGCATGGAGTCGGCTCTGACGATACAGACCCCTATCACAAGCTACGAAGCGCGCCGTTCGCTGTCACATGAATATCGCTCTCATCGCCAACGTCTTAGCCCGCGCCTGCGAGAACGCCTGGCGGCCGCGGACTCGATCGGTATGACGGATTATCTGCACATGCTGCAGGAGGCGGCCGAGGCGAGATCATTCGCGGCGATTCTGTTCGATGGCCTCGACGCGTTGCTGTATCCTGCCACCGAAGGCGAAGCAGAAGCCGGCCTGGATGAATCAGGTTCGCCCCGCTTCGGCGCGCTCTGGACCTTGCTGCACTTGCCTACGATAGCGTTGCCTGTTGGTAGGGGCCCTTCCGGCCTGCCGGTGGGCGTGCAATTGATCGGTCCGCACGGGTGCGACCTGCGTGTCCTAGCCGTGGCTCATGCCGTGGCAAGCATGTTTCCCATTGATTATTCCACTGACACAACCTCCAACGGACTCTATGCCTGA
- a CDS encoding Bug family tripartite tricarboxylate transporter substrate binding protein, producing the protein MDLIKKPWFLVRIVLGCATLIAVPASGLAQTSQYPDRPIRMIVPFAAGSVTDILARTVAQHLAPRLHGTVVVENKPGAGGNVGAAFVAEAAPDGYTLLMGSVSTNAINPSLYKDLTFDPLRDFAPITGAASVTNVLVVPDSVPARNVDDLLALMKKDSYSYASGGAGGAQHLAAAIFTSLGGAQATHVAYKGGFPALPDLLSNRVQFMFCNLPICLPYIQNGKLRALGVTSTQRSALLPDVPTMAQLGLAGCSVDGWFGLFAPSRVRPAILDTLNREVTEILRQDDVLKQLLAQGAEPIPASRDQFTAFVKNEHDKWASAVVKLGITLE; encoded by the coding sequence ATGGACCTGATCAAGAAGCCGTGGTTTCTCGTCCGCATTGTGCTCGGATGCGCCACCCTGATCGCAGTCCCCGCCAGCGGACTTGCCCAGACTTCGCAGTATCCTGATAGGCCAATACGCATGATCGTGCCCTTCGCGGCCGGTAGCGTCACTGATATTCTTGCCCGCACGGTTGCCCAGCATCTTGCACCGCGCCTGCACGGCACGGTAGTGGTGGAGAACAAACCCGGCGCGGGCGGCAATGTGGGTGCCGCATTCGTCGCCGAGGCGGCACCGGACGGTTATACGCTGCTGATGGGGTCGGTCAGCACCAACGCCATCAATCCCAGCCTGTACAAAGACCTGACCTTCGATCCCCTGCGTGACTTCGCGCCGATCACCGGCGCGGCCAGCGTGACCAACGTGCTCGTTGTGCCCGACAGCGTACCAGCCCGGAACGTCGACGACCTGCTCGCGCTAATGAAGAAGGACAGTTACAGCTATGCGTCGGGAGGGGCCGGCGGCGCGCAACATCTGGCGGCCGCGATCTTCACCTCGCTGGGCGGAGCACAGGCCACGCACGTCGCCTACAAGGGCGGCTTCCCTGCACTGCCCGATCTATTAAGCAACCGGGTGCAATTCATGTTCTGCAACCTGCCGATCTGCTTACCTTACATTCAGAACGGCAAGCTGCGAGCGCTCGGCGTAACCTCGACGCAGCGGTCCGCACTGCTGCCTGACGTACCGACCATGGCTCAGCTGGGACTTGCCGGCTGCAGCGTGGACGGCTGGTTCGGCTTGTTCGCGCCCAGCCGCGTACGGCCCGCAATCCTCGACACGCTCAATCGCGAGGTCACCGAGATCTTGCGCCAGGATGACGTGCTCAAACAGTTGCTGGCGCAGGGCGCCGAACCGATACCGGCTTCCCGCGATCAGTTTACGGCTTTTGTCAAAAACGAGCACGACAAGTGGGCCAGCGCCGTCGTGAAACTGGGTATCACCTTGGAGTGA
- a CDS encoding serine hydrolase, producing MTNLTYALDRLTAVQPFGVSWYLKDLATGREWGHDPERLVATRSTRKVAIMMTLLSAVARGEHSLEQPIVVPHEYQGTHSGITQFLFAGPTLRLHDAMVLMIAVSDNGCTGAIVDLLGLDRINAWCRSVGMARTVHRMGLPLQTADLPANTVSTAREQAYLLEAVLLGSRDENAARRLDCQPVHCAMALRALRGQQLRGKIPALLPEIAKVAHKDGTGPGMHHDTGIVFQGDIPLYLLCAYTFDVPERMATGEPGRAAASRFIAALSRSAWDTLVETSTSTSSLPETS from the coding sequence ATGACCAATCTTACCTACGCCCTGGATCGCCTTACCGCGGTGCAGCCCTTCGGGGTGTCCTGGTATCTGAAGGATCTCGCTACTGGCCGTGAGTGGGGACATGATCCGGAACGGCTGGTGGCGACGCGCAGCACCCGGAAGGTCGCGATCATGATGACCTTGCTCAGTGCCGTCGCCCGCGGCGAGCACTCGCTCGAACAGCCCATCGTCGTTCCGCACGAATATCAGGGCACGCATTCCGGCATAACGCAGTTCCTGTTCGCCGGGCCGACTCTCCGGCTACATGACGCGATGGTGTTGATGATCGCGGTGAGTGACAATGGCTGTACCGGCGCGATCGTCGACCTGTTAGGTCTGGATCGGATCAATGCCTGGTGCCGGTCCGTCGGCATGGCGCGAACCGTGCATCGCATGGGTCTGCCGTTGCAGACCGCGGACCTGCCAGCCAATACGGTGTCTACCGCGCGCGAACAAGCATACCTGCTCGAGGCCGTTCTCCTAGGCAGCCGAGACGAGAATGCCGCGCGACGGCTGGATTGCCAACCCGTGCATTGTGCGATGGCGCTGCGGGCGCTGCGGGGCCAGCAGTTGCGGGGAAAGATTCCAGCGCTGCTTCCCGAAATCGCAAAGGTCGCCCACAAGGATGGCACTGGACCCGGCATGCATCACGACACGGGTATCGTCTTCCAGGGCGACATTCCGTTGTATCTGCTATGCGCGTATACCTTCGACGTCCCCGAGAGGATGGCAACCGGTGAGCCGGGACGTGCCGCGGCCTCGCGCTTCATCGCCGCGCTGTCGCGTTCGGCTTGGGATACGCTGGTGGAGACCTCAACATCCACAAGCAGCTTACCGGAGACATCGTGA
- a CDS encoding LysR family transcriptional regulator, with protein MWKFYAPPILITNLIFSANSYVLRHNHFMSSPLYSRQLLAFVTVAEELHFGRAAERLHMSQPPLSQLIRRFEKEVGTSLFLRTTRSVKLTPAGQILFDCSRNLIDQGNAVLIGMREVATGQRGTLTLGFTSTAAFDALPRAISAYRERYPNVQLLLHEQKTSSELWQELLAGRLDAALLRRQASMSDSGFRFMLVGREPLVVAVPARHRMASFAKVRLADLRDEPFIAFAERKSHYFHALIGGLFERAGFKPRTVTESVLPTMLSLVEAGVGIALVPESAAMVRCGKLAFRQLRGPHTAAELHVALRADGTNAAAGMFATIAAQVCRRRENTQTESIR; from the coding sequence ATGTGGAAATTCTACGCGCCGCCGATTCTGATTACTAATTTGATTTTTAGTGCCAATTCATATGTTTTACGACATAATCACTTTATGTCTTCGCCGCTCTATTCCCGCCAACTGCTCGCCTTCGTCACTGTCGCCGAGGAACTTCATTTCGGCCGGGCGGCGGAACGGCTGCATATGAGCCAACCTCCATTGAGCCAGCTTATACGCCGGTTCGAGAAGGAAGTGGGCACATCGCTGTTCTTGCGGACAACCCGCTCGGTCAAGCTCACTCCAGCGGGCCAGATACTTTTCGATTGTTCGCGAAACTTGATCGACCAAGGTAATGCCGTGTTGATCGGCATGCGCGAGGTTGCGACCGGCCAGCGCGGCACGCTGACCCTGGGGTTCACGAGCACAGCGGCCTTCGATGCGTTACCTCGCGCCATCTCCGCCTATCGCGAACGATATCCGAATGTACAGCTGCTGTTACATGAGCAGAAAACATCTAGCGAGTTATGGCAGGAACTGCTGGCGGGGCGGCTGGATGCCGCACTGCTGCGCCGCCAGGCTTCGATGAGCGACAGCGGCTTCCGCTTCATGTTAGTTGGGCGCGAACCCCTGGTTGTTGCTGTGCCAGCGCGTCACCGCATGGCGTCTTTTGCCAAGGTACGGCTGGCTGACCTTCGCGACGAGCCTTTCATTGCATTCGCGGAGCGCAAGTCACATTATTTCCACGCGTTGATCGGCGGATTATTCGAGCGCGCCGGCTTCAAGCCGCGAACCGTTACAGAGAGTGTGCTGCCGACCATGCTTTCGCTGGTGGAGGCGGGCGTGGGCATAGCGTTGGTGCCGGAATCCGCCGCAATGGTTCGGTGCGGCAAACTGGCCTTCAGACAATTGCGCGGCCCCCACACCGCCGCCGAACTTCACGTTGCCCTGCGGGCCGACGGAACCAATGCCGCCGCCGGCATGTTCGCAACGATCGCGGCTCAAGTCTGCAGACGGCGTGAAAATACACAAACGGAGTCAATTCGCTGA